A genomic region of Pseudomonas migulae contains the following coding sequences:
- a CDS encoding cation acetate symporter — translation MIRRLMALLSIAAFAPGAWAADALTGAVQKQPLNIAAILMFVAFVGATLYITYWASKKNNSAADYYAAGGKITGFQNGLAIAGDYMSAASFLGISALVFTSGYDGLIYSIGFLVGWPIILFLIAERLRNLGKYTFADVASYRLGQTQIRSLSACGSLVVVAFYLIAQMVGAGKLIQLLFGLDYHIAVILVGILMCMYVLFGGMLATTWVQIIKAVLLLSGASFMALMVMKHVNFDFNALFSEAIKVHPKGEAIMSPGGLVKDPISAFSLGLALMFGTAGLPHILMRFFTVSDAKEARKSVLYATGFIGYFYILTFIIGFGAILLVSTNPAFKDAAGALLGGNNMAAVHLANAVGGSIFLGFISAVAFATILAVVAGLTLAGASAVSHDLYASVIKKGKANEKDEIRVSKITTIALAVLAIGLGILFESQNIAFMVGLAFSIAASCNFPVLLLSMYWKKLTTRGAMIGGWLGLISAVGLMVLGPTIWVQILHHEKAIFPYEYPALFSMIIAFVGIWFFSITDKSTAADNERALFFPQFVRSQTGLGASGAVSH, via the coding sequence ATGATCCGGCGTCTAATGGCTCTATTGAGCATCGCAGCCTTCGCACCGGGCGCCTGGGCGGCTGACGCCCTGACTGGCGCGGTGCAGAAACAACCGCTGAACATCGCCGCAATCCTGATGTTTGTGGCGTTCGTCGGCGCAACTTTGTATATCACCTACTGGGCCTCCAAGAAAAACAACTCGGCGGCTGACTACTATGCAGCCGGCGGCAAGATCACCGGTTTCCAGAACGGTCTGGCGATTGCCGGCGACTACATGTCCGCGGCGTCCTTCCTGGGTATTTCCGCGCTGGTGTTCACCTCCGGCTACGACGGCCTGATCTACTCGATCGGCTTCCTGGTGGGCTGGCCGATCATTCTGTTCCTGATCGCCGAGCGCTTGCGTAACCTGGGTAAATACACATTTGCCGACGTGGCGTCCTACCGCCTCGGGCAAACCCAGATTCGCTCGCTGTCCGCTTGCGGTTCGCTGGTCGTGGTGGCGTTCTACCTGATCGCGCAAATGGTCGGTGCCGGCAAGCTGATCCAGCTGCTGTTCGGTCTCGACTACCACATTGCGGTGATTCTGGTCGGTATCCTGATGTGCATGTACGTGTTGTTCGGCGGCATGCTGGCGACCACTTGGGTGCAGATCATCAAGGCGGTGCTGTTGCTGTCCGGTGCCTCGTTCATGGCGCTGATGGTGATGAAGCACGTCAACTTCGACTTCAACGCTCTGTTCTCCGAGGCGATCAAGGTTCACCCTAAAGGTGAAGCGATCATGAGCCCGGGCGGTCTGGTGAAAGATCCGATCTCCGCGTTCTCCCTGGGGCTGGCACTGATGTTCGGTACCGCTGGCCTGCCGCACATCCTGATGCGCTTCTTCACCGTGAGTGACGCGAAAGAAGCTCGCAAGAGCGTGCTGTACGCAACCGGCTTCATTGGTTACTTCTACATCCTGACCTTCATCATCGGCTTCGGCGCGATCCTGCTGGTCAGCACCAACCCGGCCTTCAAAGATGCGGCTGGCGCGCTGTTGGGCGGCAACAACATGGCGGCGGTGCACCTGGCCAACGCGGTCGGTGGCAGTATCTTCCTGGGCTTCATCTCGGCGGTAGCGTTCGCGACCATTCTGGCGGTAGTTGCCGGTCTGACCCTGGCCGGTGCTTCGGCGGTGTCCCATGACCTGTATGCCAGCGTGATCAAGAAAGGCAAGGCGAACGAGAAGGACGAGATCCGTGTCTCGAAAATCACCACCATCGCTCTGGCGGTGCTGGCGATCGGTCTGGGCATTCTGTTCGAAAGCCAGAACATCGCGTTCATGGTGGGCCTGGCGTTCTCCATCGCGGCGAGCTGTAACTTCCCGGTCCTGCTGCTTTCCATGTACTGGAAGAAGCTGACCACGCGTGGTGCGATGATTGGCGGCTGGCTGGGTCTGATCAGTGCTGTGGGCTTGATGGTCCTTGGTCCAACCATCTGGGTGCAGATCCTGCATCACGAGAAGGCGATCTTCCCGTATGAATACCCGGCGCTGTTCTCGATGATCATTGCGTTTGTGGGGATCTGGTTCTTCTCGATCACTGACAAGTCGACAGCGGCTGACAATGAGCGGGCGTTGTTCTTCCCGCAGTTTGTTCGTTCGCAGACGGGTCTTGGGGCGAGTGGGGCGGTTTCGCACTAA
- the gltA gene encoding citrate synthase, whose protein sequence is MADKKAQLIIEGAAPVELPILTGTVGPDVIDVRGLTATGRFTFDPGFMSTASCESKITYIDGDNGILLHRGYPIEQLAEKSDYLETCYLLLNGELPTAEQKAQFVSTVKNHTMVHEQLKTFFNGFRRDAHPMAVMCGVVGALSAFYHDSLDINNPQHREISAIRLVAKMPTLAAMVYKYSMGQPMMYPRNDLTYAENFLHMMFNTPCEIKPISPVLAKAMDRIFILHADHEQNASTSTVRLAGSSGANPFACIAAGIAALWGPAHGGANEAVLTMLDEIGDVSNIDKYIAKAKDKNDPFKLMGFGHRVYKNRDPRATVMKQTCDEVLKELGINNDPQLELAMRLEEIALTDPYFIERSLYPNVDFYSGIILKAIGIPTSMFTVIFALARTVGWISHWKEMLSSPYKIGRPRQLYTGYESRDITKLEDRK, encoded by the coding sequence ATGGCTGACAAAAAAGCGCAGTTGATCATCGAGGGCGCAGCCCCCGTCGAGCTGCCCATTTTAACCGGCACCGTTGGTCCCGATGTTATCGATGTTCGGGGCCTGACGGCCACGGGCCGTTTCACCTTTGACCCTGGTTTCATGTCGACAGCTTCCTGCGAGTCGAAGATCACCTATATCGACGGCGACAACGGCATTCTGCTGCACCGCGGCTACCCGATCGAACAGCTGGCTGAAAAGTCGGACTATCTGGAAACCTGCTATCTGCTGCTCAACGGCGAACTGCCGACCGCAGAACAGAAGGCCCAGTTCGTCAGCACCGTGAAGAACCACACCATGGTTCACGAGCAGTTGAAGACCTTCTTCAACGGTTTCCGTCGCGACGCCCACCCGATGGCCGTCATGTGCGGTGTAGTCGGCGCCCTCTCGGCCTTCTACCACGACTCCCTGGACATCAATAACCCGCAGCATCGCGAAATCTCCGCGATCCGCCTGGTTGCCAAGATGCCGACCCTGGCAGCGATGGTTTACAAGTACTCCATGGGCCAACCCATGATGTACCCGCGCAACGACCTGACGTACGCGGAAAACTTCCTGCACATGATGTTCAACACCCCGTGCGAGATCAAACCGATCAGCCCGGTACTCGCCAAGGCCATGGACCGGATCTTCATCCTCCATGCCGACCACGAGCAGAACGCATCGACTTCCACCGTACGCCTGGCCGGCTCTTCGGGTGCCAACCCGTTCGCCTGTATCGCCGCCGGCATCGCTGCACTGTGGGGCCCTGCCCACGGCGGCGCGAACGAAGCCGTTCTGACCATGCTGGATGAAATTGGCGATGTGTCGAACATCGACAAGTACATCGCCAAGGCCAAGGACAAGAACGATCCGTTCAAACTGATGGGCTTCGGTCACCGGGTTTACAAAAACCGCGACCCACGCGCCACCGTGATGAAGCAGACCTGCGACGAAGTGCTGAAGGAACTGGGGATCAACAACGATCCGCAACTCGAACTGGCCATGCGCCTGGAAGAGATCGCCCTGACCGACCCGTACTTCATCGAACGCTCGCTGTACCCGAACGTCGACTTCTACTCGGGGATCATCCTCAAGGCGATCGGCATTCCAACCAGCATGTTCACCGTGATCTTCGCCCTGGCGCGGACTGTCGGCTGGATCTCCCACTGGAAAGAAATGCTCTCCAGCCCGTACAAGATTGGCCGTCCGCGCCAGTTGTACACCGGCTACGAGTCGCGTGATATCACCAAGCTGGAAGACCGCAAATAA
- the sdhC gene encoding succinate dehydrogenase, cytochrome b556 subunit: MKSQRPVNLDLRTIKLPITGVTSFLHRVSGIILFLGLGFMLYALSKSLGSEEGFADVKATLTSPLAKFVAWGLLSALLYHLAAGVRHMIMDMGIGETLEGGTLGSKIIIAVSAVLIVLAGVWIW; this comes from the coding sequence GTGAAAAGCCAACGACCTGTAAACCTAGACCTAAGGACCATCAAACTCCCCATCACCGGCGTTACGTCGTTTCTTCACCGTGTTTCCGGCATCATCCTCTTCCTGGGCCTTGGCTTCATGCTGTATGCATTGAGCAAATCCCTGGGTTCCGAGGAAGGTTTTGCCGACGTGAAGGCAACCTTGACCAGCCCTCTGGCCAAGTTCGTAGCATGGGGCCTCCTGTCCGCTCTTCTGTATCACCTGGCCGCCGGTGTGCGCCATATGATCATGGACATGGGCATCGGTGAGACGCTGGAAGGCGGCACACTGGGCTCGAAAATCATTATCGCCGTGTCTGCGGTGTTGATCGTTCTGGCGGGAGTTTGGATATGGTAA
- the sdhD gene encoding succinate dehydrogenase, hydrophobic membrane anchor protein codes for MVTSVTNLSRSGLYDWMAQRVSAVVLAAYFIFLIGYLVANPGIGYEQWHGLYAHNGMRIFSLLALVALGAHAWVGMWTIATDYLTPMALGKSATAVRFLFQAVCGVAMFAYFVWGVQILWGI; via the coding sequence ATGGTAACCAGCGTTACGAACCTGTCGCGTTCAGGCCTCTACGACTGGATGGCACAGCGTGTGTCTGCGGTCGTTCTCGCGGCTTATTTCATCTTCCTGATCGGATACCTCGTTGCGAATCCGGGCATTGGCTACGAGCAGTGGCATGGCCTGTACGCCCACAACGGAATGCGTATCTTCAGTCTGCTGGCCCTTGTGGCCCTGGGCGCTCACGCCTGGGTCGGCATGTGGACCATCGCGACCGACTACCTGACGCCGATGGCGCTGGGCAAGTCCGCGACTGCAGTACGTTTCCTTTTCCAGGCAGTATGCGGCGTTGCGATGTTCGCTTACTTCGTCTGGGGTGTGCAGATTCTCTGGGGTATCTGA
- the sdhA gene encoding succinate dehydrogenase flavoprotein subunit: protein MSTTVNTLSFDAIIIGGGGAGMRAALQLAQGGHKTAVVTKVFPTRSHTVSAQGGITCAIASADPNDDWRWHMYDTVKGSDYIGDQDAIEYMCSVGPEAVFELEHMGLPFSRTEQGRIYQRPFGGQSKDFGKGGQAARTCAAADRTGHALLHTLYQANLKAGTVFLNEYYGVDLVKNEDGAFVGMIVICIETGETSYVRANATVLATGGAGRIYSSTTNALINTGDGVGMALRAGVPVQDIEMWQFHPTGIAGAGVLVTEGCRGEGGYLINKHGERFMERYAPNAKDLAGRDVVARSMVKEIIAGNGCGPDGDHVMLKLDHLGEEVLHSRLPGIMELSKTFAHVDPAVAPIPVVPTCHYMMGGVATNIHGQAITQDADGVDQIIPGLFAVGEVACVSVHGANRLGGNSLLDLVVFGRAAGLFLEQTLKEGVDYARPRQSDIDAALARLDGLNSRTEGEDVATLRKELQSCMQNYFGVFRTGEYMQKGIAQLADLRGRIANVKINDKSQAFNTARIEALELQNLLEVAEATAIAAEIRKESRGAHAREDYEDRDDENWLCHTLYFPGDKRVTKRAVNFSPKTVPTFEPKIRTY from the coding sequence ATGTCTACTACAGTTAATACGCTTTCGTTCGACGCCATCATCATTGGCGGCGGCGGTGCCGGCATGCGCGCTGCGCTGCAACTGGCACAAGGTGGTCACAAGACTGCCGTAGTTACCAAGGTTTTCCCGACTCGTTCGCACACTGTATCCGCCCAGGGTGGCATCACCTGCGCCATCGCTTCGGCAGATCCGAACGATGACTGGCGCTGGCACATGTACGATACCGTCAAGGGTTCCGACTATATCGGTGACCAGGACGCTATCGAATACATGTGTTCCGTAGGCCCGGAAGCGGTCTTCGAACTCGAGCACATGGGTTTGCCGTTCTCCCGTACCGAACAGGGCCGCATCTATCAGCGTCCGTTCGGCGGTCAGTCGAAAGACTTCGGTAAAGGTGGCCAGGCTGCCCGTACCTGCGCCGCTGCCGACCGTACCGGTCACGCATTGCTGCACACCCTGTACCAGGCCAACCTCAAGGCCGGCACCGTATTCCTCAACGAATACTACGGCGTCGACCTGGTGAAGAACGAAGACGGTGCCTTTGTCGGCATGATCGTCATCTGCATCGAAACCGGCGAAACCTCGTACGTCCGCGCTAACGCCACCGTTCTGGCGACAGGCGGTGCAGGCCGTATCTACTCGTCCACCACCAATGCCCTGATCAACACCGGTGACGGCGTCGGCATGGCTCTGCGTGCTGGCGTGCCGGTGCAAGACATTGAAATGTGGCAGTTCCACCCGACCGGCATCGCCGGCGCCGGTGTACTGGTTACAGAAGGTTGCCGCGGTGAAGGCGGTTACCTGATCAACAAGCACGGCGAGCGTTTCATGGAGCGTTATGCTCCTAACGCGAAAGACCTGGCGGGTCGTGACGTTGTTGCCCGTTCGATGGTTAAAGAAATCATCGCCGGCAACGGTTGCGGTCCGGATGGCGACCACGTAATGCTGAAACTCGATCACCTCGGTGAAGAAGTTCTGCACAGCCGTCTGCCAGGCATCATGGAACTGTCCAAGACCTTCGCTCACGTCGATCCAGCCGTGGCGCCGATTCCGGTCGTTCCAACCTGCCACTATATGATGGGCGGCGTTGCCACCAACATTCATGGTCAGGCAATTACCCAGGACGCCGACGGCGTCGACCAGATCATTCCTGGTCTGTTCGCAGTGGGCGAAGTGGCTTGCGTATCGGTTCACGGTGCCAACCGTCTGGGCGGCAACTCGCTGCTCGATCTCGTGGTCTTCGGCCGTGCCGCAGGCCTGTTCCTGGAGCAGACCCTGAAGGAAGGCGTTGATTACGCCCGTCCTCGCCAGTCCGACATCGACGCTGCCCTGGCACGTCTCGATGGCCTGAACTCGCGTACCGAAGGCGAAGACGTCGCGACCCTGCGTAAAGAACTGCAAAGCTGCATGCAGAACTACTTCGGTGTATTCCGTACCGGCGAATACATGCAGAAGGGTATTGCTCAGCTGGCTGATCTGCGTGGCCGTATCGCCAACGTCAAGATCAACGACAAGAGCCAGGCGTTCAACACGGCTCGTATCGAAGCCCTGGAACTGCAAAACCTGCTGGAAGTGGCCGAAGCCACCGCCATCGCTGCAGAGATCCGCAAAGAGTCCCGCGGCGCTCACGCCCGTGAAGACTACGAAGATCGCGACGACGAAAACTGGCTGTGCCACACCCTGTACTTCCCGGGTGACAAGCGCGTGACCAAGCGTGCTGTGAACTTCTCGCCGAAGACTGTTCCGACTTTTGAACCTAAGATTCGGACTTATTAA
- a CDS encoding succinate dehydrogenase iron-sulfur subunit, protein MLQVSVYRYNPDQDAAPFMQEFQVDTGGKDLMVLDVLALIKEQDEGFSYRRSCREGVCGSDGMNINGKNALACVTPLSSVVKGNKLIVRPLPGLPVIRDLVVDMSIFYKQYEKVKPYLQNDTPAPAIERLQTPEEREKLDGLYECILCACCSTSCPSFWWNPDKFLGPAALLQAYRFLADSRDTKTAERLASLDDPFSVFRCRSIMNCVNVCPKGLNPTRAIGHIRNMLLQSGV, encoded by the coding sequence ATGTTGCAAGTCAGTGTTTATCGCTACAACCCTGATCAGGACGCTGCGCCGTTCATGCAGGAATTCCAGGTCGATACCGGTGGTAAAGACCTGATGGTGCTGGACGTGCTAGCCCTGATCAAAGAGCAGGACGAAGGTTTCTCCTATCGTCGCTCTTGCCGTGAAGGCGTTTGCGGTTCCGACGGCATGAACATCAACGGCAAAAATGCGCTGGCGTGCGTCACGCCGCTGTCTTCTGTCGTAAAAGGTAACAAGCTGATCGTTCGTCCTCTGCCAGGTTTGCCGGTTATCCGTGACCTGGTCGTCGATATGAGCATCTTCTACAAGCAATACGAGAAGGTTAAGCCATACCTGCAGAACGACACGCCGGCTCCGGCCATCGAACGTCTGCAAACCCCTGAAGAGCGTGAAAAGCTCGACGGTCTGTACGAGTGCATCCTGTGCGCTTGCTGCTCGACCTCTTGCCCGTCCTTCTGGTGGAACCCGGACAAGTTCCTGGGGCCGGCTGCTCTGCTGCAAGCGTATCGCTTCCTGGCAGACAGCCGCGACACCAAGACTGCCGAGCGTCTGGCTTCGCTGGATGACCCGTTCAGCGTATTCCGCTGCCGGAGCATCATGAACTGCGTCAACGTATGTCCGAAAGGCCTGAACCCGACTAGGGCCATCGGTCACATCCGTAACATGCTTCTGCAAAGCGGCGTGTGA
- a CDS encoding 2-oxoglutarate dehydrogenase E1 component — MQESVMQRMWNSAHLSGGNAAYVEELYELYLHDPNAVPEEWRTYFQKLPTDGNSATDVSHSTIRDHFVLLAKNQRRAQPVSAGSVSSEHEKKQVEVLRLIQAYRMRGHQAAQLDPLGLWQRPAPADLSINHYGLTNADLDTTFRAGDLFIGKEEASLREIHEALQQTYCRTIGAEFTHITDSEQRQWFQQRLESVRGRPTYSTDIKSHLLERVTAGEGLEKYLGTKYPGTKRFGLEGGESLIPMLDELIQRSGSYGTKEIVIGMAHRGRLNVLVNTFGKNPRELFDEFEGKKKVELGSGDVKYHQGFSSNVMTTGGEVHLAMAFNPSHLEIVSPVVEGSVRARQDRRNDPTGEKVLPISIHGDAAFAGQGVVMETFQMSQTRGFKTGGTVHIVINNQVGFTISNPLDSRSTEYATDVAKMIQAPILHVNGDDPEAVLFVTQLAIDYRMQFKRDVVIDLVCYRRRGHNEADEPSGTQPIMYQQITKQRTTRELYADRLTQAGVLDVERVQAKVDEYRNALDNGLHVVKSLVKEPNKELFVDWRPYLGHAWTARHDTRFDLKTLQELSAKLLEIPEGFVVQRQVSKIYEDRQKMQAGGLPINWGYAETMAYATLAFEGHPIRMTGQDIGRGTFSHRHAVLHNQKDAGTYVPLQNLYKGQPRFDLYDSFLSEEAVLAFEYGYSTTTPEALVIWEAQFGDFANGAQVVIDQFITSGEHKWGRLCGLTMLLPHGYEGQGPEHSSARLERYLQLCAEHNIQVAVPTTPAQIYHLLRRQVIRPLRKPLIVLTPKSLLRHKLAISTLEDLAEGSFQTVIPEIDALDPKKVERVVLCSGKVYYDLLEKRRAEGRDDIAIVRIEQLYPFPEDDLKEVLAPYTNVKNAVWCQEEPMNQGAWYCSQHHMRRSISNLNKSLVLEYAGREASAAPACGYASMHAEQQEKLLQDAFTV; from the coding sequence ATGCAAGAAAGCGTGATGCAGCGCATGTGGAACAGTGCCCACCTTTCAGGTGGAAACGCTGCCTATGTGGAAGAGCTTTATGAGCTCTACCTGCACGACCCTAACGCTGTGCCAGAAGAGTGGCGCACCTACTTTCAGAAGTTGCCGACTGACGGCAACTCTGCCACCGATGTTTCGCACTCCACAATTCGCGATCATTTCGTGTTGCTGGCAAAGAACCAGCGCCGCGCCCAACCGGTTTCCGCCGGAAGCGTGAGCAGTGAGCACGAGAAGAAGCAAGTTGAAGTGCTGCGATTGATCCAGGCCTACCGTATGCGTGGCCACCAGGCAGCCCAGCTTGACCCGCTGGGGCTGTGGCAGCGTCCTGCACCTGCAGACCTGTCGATCAATCATTACGGCTTGACCAATGCCGATCTTGATACGACCTTCCGTGCCGGCGACCTGTTCATCGGCAAAGAGGAGGCGAGCCTACGCGAAATTCACGAAGCGTTGCAGCAGACATATTGCCGCACCATCGGCGCTGAATTCACGCATATCACCGATTCCGAGCAGCGCCAGTGGTTCCAGCAGCGTCTGGAAAGCGTACGTGGTCGTCCAACGTACTCCACCGACATCAAGAGCCATCTGCTCGAGCGCGTCACTGCCGGTGAAGGCCTGGAAAAATACCTGGGCACCAAATACCCGGGCACCAAGCGTTTCGGTCTGGAAGGCGGCGAAAGCCTGATTCCGATGCTCGACGAATTGATCCAGCGTTCCGGTTCCTACGGCACCAAGGAAATCGTTATCGGCATGGCCCACCGTGGCCGTCTGAACGTGCTGGTCAACACCTTCGGCAAGAACCCGCGTGAGCTGTTCGACGAATTCGAAGGCAAGAAGAAGGTCGAGCTGGGTTCCGGTGACGTTAAATATCACCAGGGCTTCTCGTCCAACGTAATGACCACCGGCGGTGAAGTTCACCTCGCGATGGCGTTCAACCCGTCCCACCTGGAAATCGTATCTCCAGTGGTCGAGGGTTCGGTTCGCGCCCGTCAGGATCGTCGTAACGACCCTACCGGCGAGAAGGTTCTGCCGATTTCCATCCACGGTGACGCGGCATTCGCCGGTCAGGGCGTGGTCATGGAAACCTTCCAGATGTCGCAGACCCGCGGTTTCAAGACCGGCGGCACCGTGCACATCGTGATCAACAACCAGGTCGGTTTCACCATCAGCAACCCGCTGGACTCGCGTTCGACCGAGTACGCGACCGACGTTGCGAAGATGATCCAGGCGCCGATCCTCCATGTGAATGGTGATGATCCGGAAGCCGTATTGTTCGTGACCCAGCTGGCCATCGACTACCGCATGCAGTTCAAGCGTGACGTGGTGATCGACCTGGTCTGCTACCGTCGTCGCGGCCACAACGAGGCCGACGAGCCGAGCGGCACCCAGCCAATCATGTATCAGCAGATCACCAAACAGCGCACCACCCGTGAGCTGTATGCCGATCGTCTGACCCAGGCCGGTGTGCTGGACGTTGAGCGTGTTCAGGCGAAAGTCGACGAATACCGCAACGCGCTGGACAACGGTCTGCATGTAGTGAAAAGCCTGGTCAAAGAGCCGAACAAAGAGTTGTTCGTGGACTGGCGCCCGTACCTGGGCCACGCCTGGACCGCGCGTCACGACACACGTTTCGATCTGAAAACCTTGCAGGAACTGTCCGCCAAGCTGCTGGAAATTCCGGAAGGCTTCGTGGTTCAGCGCCAGGTTTCGAAAATCTACGAAGACCGTCAGAAGATGCAAGCCGGCGGCCTGCCGATCAACTGGGGTTACGCCGAAACCATGGCGTACGCGACCCTGGCGTTCGAAGGTCACCCGATTCGCATGACGGGTCAGGACATCGGTCGCGGTACGTTCTCGCACCGTCACGCTGTCTTGCACAACCAGAAAGACGCGGGTACCTACGTCCCGCTGCAAAACCTGTACAAGGGCCAGCCACGTTTCGACCTGTACGATTCGTTCCTGTCCGAAGAAGCCGTGCTGGCGTTCGAATACGGTTACTCGACCACCACGCCTGAGGCGCTGGTGATCTGGGAAGCCCAGTTTGGCGACTTCGCCAACGGCGCCCAGGTGGTTATCGACCAGTTCATCACCAGTGGCGAGCACAAGTGGGGCCGTCTCTGCGGTCTGACCATGCTGCTGCCGCACGGTTATGAAGGTCAGGGTCCGGAGCACTCTTCGGCTCGTCTGGAGCGTTACCTGCAGCTGTGCGCCGAGCACAACATTCAGGTAGCCGTACCGACTACGCCGGCTCAGATCTACCACTTGCTGCGTCGTCAGGTCATTCGTCCGCTGCGCAAGCCGTTGATCGTCCTGACTCCGAAGTCGCTGCTGCGTCACAAGCTCGCCATATCGACCCTGGAAGATCTGGCCGAAGGTTCGTTCCAGACCGTTATCCCGGAAATCGATGCCCTGGACCCGAAAAAGGTCGAGCGCGTTGTTCTGTGTAGCGGCAAGGTCTACTACGACCTGCTGGAAAAACGCCGTGCCGAAGGTCGTGATGACATCGCCATCGTGCGTATCGAGCAACTGTACCCATTCCCTGAGGACGACTTGAAAGAAGTCCTGGCTCCTTACACCAACGTCAAGAATGCCGTCTGGTGCCAGGAAGAGCCGATGAACCAGGGTGCGTGGTACTGCAGCCAACACCACATGCGTCGCAGCATCAGCAATCTCAACAAGTCTCTCGTACTTGAGTACGCGGGCCGTGAGGCTTCTGCTGCACCTGCATGCGGTTACGCATCGATGCACGCTGAGCAGCAGGAAAAACTGCTGCAAGACGCCTTTACTGTTTAA
- the odhB gene encoding 2-oxoglutarate dehydrogenase complex dihydrolipoyllysine-residue succinyltransferase: MAIEIKAPTFPESVADGTVATWHKQPGDAVKRDDLIVDIETDKVVLEVLATADGVLGAIVKNEGDTVLSDEVLGSIEAGGAAAAAPAAAAAPAAAQAAAPAAEGEDDPVAAPAARKLAEENGINIASVAGTGKGGRVTKEDVVAAVAAKKAAPAAAPAKAAAPAAAAPVFAAGDRIEKRVPMTRVRATVAKRLVEAQSNMAMLTTFNEVDMTEVMALRSKYKDLFEKSHNGVRLGFMSFFVKAATEALKRFPAVNASIDGADIVYHGYADVGVAVSSDRGLVVPVLRNAELMSLAEIEGGIATFGKKARDGKLSMDEMTGGTFTITNGGTFGSMMSTPIVNPPQAAILGMHNILQRPMAINGQVVIRPMMYLALSYDHRLIDGKEAVTFLVTIKNLLEDPARLLLDI, translated from the coding sequence ATGGCTATCGAAATCAAAGCCCCCACTTTCCCGGAATCGGTTGCCGACGGCACCGTTGCCACCTGGCACAAACAACCGGGCGACGCTGTAAAGCGTGACGACCTGATCGTCGATATCGAAACCGACAAAGTTGTGCTGGAAGTGTTGGCCACCGCTGACGGCGTGCTGGGCGCTATCGTCAAGAATGAAGGCGACACCGTTCTGTCCGACGAAGTGCTGGGCTCGATCGAAGCGGGCGGCGCTGCTGCCGCTGCTCCGGCTGCCGCTGCTGCTCCGGCCGCTGCACAGGCTGCTGCTCCTGCCGCCGAAGGCGAAGACGATCCTGTTGCTGCACCGGCTGCCCGCAAGCTGGCTGAAGAAAACGGCATTAACATCGCTTCCGTTGCCGGCACCGGCAAAGGTGGTCGTGTGACCAAGGAAGACGTGGTCGCTGCTGTTGCTGCCAAGAAAGCCGCTCCGGCTGCCGCACCTGCCAAGGCTGCCGCTCCTGCTGCCGCTGCTCCTGTGTTCGCCGCTGGCGACCGCATCGAGAAGCGCGTACCGATGACCCGCGTTCGCGCTACCGTGGCCAAGCGTCTGGTAGAAGCACAATCGAACATGGCGATGCTGACCACCTTCAACGAAGTCGACATGACCGAAGTCATGGCTCTGCGTTCGAAGTACAAGGACCTGTTCGAGAAGTCCCACAACGGCGTACGCCTGGGCTTCATGTCGTTCTTCGTGAAAGCGGCCACCGAAGCGCTGAAACGCTTCCCGGCTGTCAACGCGTCGATCGACGGTGCCGACATCGTTTACCACGGCTACGCCGACGTCGGTGTTGCTGTTTCCAGCGACCGCGGTCTGGTTGTACCGGTTCTGCGTAACGCCGAACTGATGAGCCTGGCTGAAATCGAAGGCGGCATTGCCACCTTCGGCAAGAAGGCTCGCGACGGCAAACTGTCGATGGACGAAATGACCGGCGGTACGTTCACCATCACCAACGGTGGTACCTTCGGTTCGATGATGTCGACTCCGATCGTCAACCCGCCGCAAGCGGCCATCCTGGGCATGCACAACATTCTGCAGCGTCCTATGGCGATCAACGGTCAGGTCGTGATCCGTCCGATGATGTACCTGGCTCTGTCCTACGATCACCGTCTGATCGATGGCAAAGAAGCTGTGACCTTCCTGGTTACCATCAAGAACCTGCTGGAAGACCCGGCTCGTTTGCTGCTGGATATCTGA